From a region of the Sesamum indicum cultivar Zhongzhi No. 13 linkage group LG3, S_indicum_v1.0, whole genome shotgun sequence genome:
- the LOC105159300 gene encoding uncharacterized protein LOC105159300, with protein sequence MPKHIIIMTPDEEGGEVPCKVDVEYEWLPPRCTSCMTLGHSAKECTVNKPKSIKPPVNVYVPKVGALRGPMVTKRTRDHPTPHTVVKQTEDRGTRPTAAGPSREERVGLCMLRRPNLERIMQQKRAKMEWMKGDDQCSRVFFRKIAQRRTARRIMQINDAQGITITEPNAVIHEFISYYQSLLGGDRRQRVMDLRFLRPWARHIITTEEAGHLLEPFSAEDIKKAVFDIGKDRAPGPDGPCQAAFVPGRSIGDNVMLAQELFTGYNQARLPPRCALNVDIRKAYETVEWNFLLSVPQLFGFPKTFSRWVEECISSPSFSVGMNGKPHGYFAGARGLRQGDPLSPYLFVLVMEGLALSYAGRVQIIKAVLVAMGVYWASAFILPKGVIKNIEKRLRAILWRGTGNSGYPKVAWKEICKPMEEGGLGLKDMGTLNRALMCKKLYEVIRCDRTSIWVEWLRHGRLRDDSIWAIPENRGPWGWKKMLRLRGWLRSVVEYRIGDGSDFFLWKDPWHHLGPLLDRFPRGPNSLGLHESTMLCSVICEGHWHWPLITDMECVEITHVLPRIHGGTDRIIWKGSSGKPTTQDVYRAMIPAGPKVDLVEDASVVFGALYDSSGLIGIGSVMLNGVQENGVGSTSSIYPTDACLDRVYTIFGGRET encoded by the exons ATGCCAaagcacattattattatgacacctgatgaggaaggaggagaagtACCGTGCAAAGTTGATGTGGAATATGAATGGCTACCCCCGAGATGCACCAGCTGTATGACATTGGGACACTCAGCCAAGGAGTGCACTGTCAACAAACCCAAATCTATCAAACCACCGGTTAATGTGTATGTACCCAAAGTGGGAGCACTGCGAGGCCCAATGGTGACTAAAAGAACAAGAGACCACCCAACACCTCACACTGTGGTGAAGCAGACAGAAGACCGTGGTACCCGTCCAACTGCAGCGGGACCCAGTCGGGAAGAGAGAG TCGGCCTGTGTATGCTAAGGCGGCCGAATTTGGAGAGGATCATGCAGCAGAAGAGGGCAAAGATGGAATGGATGAAGGGTGATGACCAGTGCTCCAGAgtgttctttcgtaaaattgcccaAAGAAGGACTGCTAGACGAATCatgcaaattaatgatgcCCAAGGAATTACAATAACGGAACCAAATGCAGTCATACATGAATTTATCTCCTATTATCAATCCTTACTAGGGGGAGACAGGCGTCAGAGGGTGATGGACCTTCGGTTTCTTCGACCTTGGGCGAGGCATATCATAACAACTGAGGAGGCAGGCCACCTACTTGAACCGTTCAGTGCAGAGGATATAAAAAAAGCTGTTTTTGACATCGGCAAGGATAGAGCACCTGGACCTGATGG CCCCTGCCAGGCAGCGTTTGTCCCTGGCCGGAGCATAGGGGATAATGTTATGTTAGCACAGGAACTCTTCACTGGTTACAATCAGGCCCGACTCCCACCGAGATGTGCTTTGAACGTTGACATTCGGAAGGCGTATGAGACTGTCGAATGGAATTTCCTGCTATCGGTGCCTCAGCTTTTCGGTTTCCCAAAGACTTTCAGTCGATGGGTTGAGGAGTGTATCAGTTCACCTTCCTTTTCGGTGGGGATGAACGGAAAGCCACATGGATATTTTGCGGGTGCCAGAGGGCTTCGACAGGGCGACCCCTTATCACCATATCTCTTCGTCCTTGTGATGGAG GGATTGGCACTGTCATATGCCGGCagggtacaaatcattaagGCTGTTCTTGTGGCTATGGGTGTCTATTGGGCTTCagcatttattttgccaaaagggGTCATTAAAAACATTGAGAAGCGATTGCGAGCCATCTTATGGAGAGGTACGGGAAATAGTGGATACCCTAAAGTTGCATGGAAGGAGATTTGCAAACCGATGGAGGAGGGAGGCCTTGGCCTTAAGGATATGGGAACTCTTAATCGAGCATTGATGTGCAAAAAACTCTATGAAGTCATCCGATGTGATAGGACTTCTATTTGGGTCGAGTGGTTGCGGCATGGCAGACTACGAGATGATTCGATATGGGCTATCCCGGAGAATCGTGGACCATGGGGATGGAAAAAAATGTTGAGGTTGAGAGGCTGGTTACGCTCAGTGGTGGAATATCGCATTGGTGATGgaagtgattttttcttatggaAGGATCCCTGGCATCACCTTGGACCCCTCCTAGACAGATTTCCGCGGGGACCCAACAGTTTGGGATTGCATGAGTCTACCATGCTATGCTCGGTTATCTGTGAGGGTCATTGGCACTGGCCATTGATCACGGACATGGAATGCGTGGAGATTACACACGTGCTGCCTCGGATCCATGGGGGTACAGATCGTATTATATGGAAAGGCTCGAGTGGGAAACCCACTACCCAGGATGTCTATCGGGCTATGATACCagcaggaccgaaagtag